One region of Polaribacter pectinis genomic DNA includes:
- a CDS encoding TPM domain-containing protein: MNLSKQYSVGSFQSLVCCKKFLFLIAFLFSLNIFSQGYTIPEKPKFQTSVYDYVNLLSEAQKKRLESKLIRYSDTTSTQIVTIIINSTEGENINYLAANWGEKWGFGDAAKDNGVLILLAKGDKKIAIQAGKGTEHLLTDFQAKRIIERVIIPEFKRGDFYGGLDKGSDYIFKTLNGEFTGTRKQESEFDPGIIFFIIIIIIFFIIISRGNKNNKGGGKRYRRGSLADTIFDTIILSNAGRGGGSFGGGFGGSSGGGGGFGGGFGGGFGGGSFGGGGASGGW, encoded by the coding sequence ATGAATTTAAGTAAGCAGTATTCAGTTGGCAGTTTTCAGTCATTAGTTTGTTGTAAAAAGTTTCTTTTTTTAATAGCTTTTTTATTTTCATTAAATATCTTTTCTCAAGGATATACAATTCCTGAAAAACCAAAATTTCAAACAAGTGTTTACGATTATGTAAACTTACTTTCAGAAGCTCAAAAAAAGCGTTTAGAAAGTAAATTAATTCGGTATTCAGATACTACTTCTACACAAATTGTAACCATAATCATCAATTCTACAGAAGGCGAAAATATTAATTATTTAGCGGCTAATTGGGGAGAAAAATGGGGTTTTGGAGATGCAGCAAAAGACAATGGAGTTCTAATTTTATTAGCAAAAGGCGATAAAAAAATTGCAATTCAAGCAGGTAAAGGAACAGAACATTTATTAACTGATTTTCAAGCCAAAAGAATTATTGAAAGAGTTATAATCCCAGAATTTAAACGAGGCGATTTCTATGGCGGTTTAGACAAAGGTTCAGATTATATTTTTAAAACACTAAATGGCGAATTTACAGGTACTCGTAAACAAGAATCAGAATTTGACCCAGGAATTATTTTTTTTATCATCATTATAATTATCTTTTTTATTATTATTTCTAGAGGAAATAAAAACAATAAAGGTGGTGGAAAAAGATATAGAAGAGGTTCTCTTGCAGATACCATTTTCGACACTATTATTTTAAGCAACGCCGGTAGAGGTGGAGGTAGTTTTGGTGGTGGATTTGGAGGCTCTTCTGGAGGTGGAGGAGGTTTTGGTGGCGGTTTTGGTGGCGGTTTTGGCGGTGGAAGTTTTGGTGGAGGTGGAGCTTCTGGTGGTTGGTAA
- a CDS encoding TPM domain-containing protein — protein sequence MSKVEEFLTPAEEQEIISAIRIAEKNTSGEIRIHIEASSEKEHYERALEVFHLLKMDNTKDANAVLIYVAVNDKKFVVYGDKGINKVVDKDFWNSTKEVMQNHFKNGNFKQGIVDGILKAGEELQEHFPWQIDDVDELSNEISKG from the coding sequence ATGTCTAAAGTAGAAGAGTTTCTTACTCCAGCAGAAGAACAAGAAATTATTTCTGCTATTAGAATTGCAGAGAAAAATACTTCTGGCGAAATACGTATACATATTGAAGCTTCTTCCGAGAAAGAACATTATGAACGTGCGCTAGAAGTGTTTCATCTGTTAAAAATGGACAATACGAAAGACGCAAATGCGGTATTAATTTATGTTGCTGTAAATGACAAGAAATTTGTTGTTTATGGTGATAAAGGAATTAACAAAGTAGTTGACAAAGACTTTTGGAATTCCACCAAAGAAGTGATGCAAAATCATTTTAAAAATGGAAATTTTAAACAAGGTATTGTAGATGGAATTTTAAAAGCTGGAGAAGAACTACAAGAACACTTTCCTTGGCAAATAGATGATGTAGACGAACTTTCTAATGAGATTTCTAAAGGATGA
- a CDS encoding DUF423 domain-containing protein, translating to MSQIALYFGAIFGALSVIFGAFGAHLLKKKLTTEQLNSFETGVKYQMYHAIVLLILGFQLNSEITIDSYIINAFIIGTILFSFSIYGLVISSANNKKLKFLGPITPLGGLFLILGWALLIYKFVVTFN from the coding sequence ATGAGTCAGATAGCATTATATTTTGGAGCAATATTTGGAGCTTTATCAGTAATTTTTGGAGCTTTTGGAGCTCATTTGTTAAAGAAAAAACTAACAACAGAACAATTAAATAGTTTTGAAACTGGTGTAAAATACCAGATGTATCATGCTATTGTATTATTGATTTTAGGGTTTCAATTAAATTCTGAAATTACAATTGATAGCTATATAATAAACGCTTTTATAATTGGAACAATTCTCTTTTCCTTTTCAATTTATGGCTTGGTAATTTCTTCTGCAAACAATAAAAAACTAAAATTTTTAGGGCCAATTACACCTTTGGGAGGTTTGTTTTTAATTTTGGGTTGGGCGTTGTTAATTTATAAGTTTGTGGTAACTTTTAATTAA
- a CDS encoding metallophosphoesterase gives MKLLKYSLFTACLLLIYSCATIEMQVVENHKYTSRKDTSKVIHSFYLIGDAGNSDLYSKDSALAHLEREIHKAPKKSTLLFLGDNVYQRGIPPEESKGYTLAEHRLKVQTDIGKKFPGKTLFIPGNHDWYSGLKGLRRQEKLVDKALGKNSFLPEKGCPLEKVEISDDIQLIIVDTHWFVTNWDNHPGINDDCQIKTREKFFEEFEGLVKKARGKTTIIALHHPMFTNGPHGGYYSLKSHMKPAPILGTAINILRKTSGVTNTDQQNDKYNQLRKRIITISQANDKVIFVSGHEHSLQYIVQDNIPQIVSGSGSKITATKNVNGGKFSYASQGFARLDIYKDGASTVHFYTAKDRKIVYEANVFKADSIIEYNNFPNAKLSEKEAAIYSTNEVKKGGVYNMLWGNRYRKYFGQKVVAPTVRLDTLFGGLKPVRKGGGHQSKSLRLEDKDGREYVMRALRKNAVQYLQAVAFKDQYVEGQFADTYTEDLLLDVFTGSHPYAPFTIGELADAISVYHSKPVLYFVPKQESLGGFNEDFGGELYMIEERTASGHGDKEHFGFSDEIISTDDLRKNLAKDEKYILDEKSYIRARLFDMLIGDWDRHQDQWRWAEFEENEKIVYRPVPRDRDQAFSIFGDGILLNFLTKAIPDLRGMRSYTEDIESPKWFNLSGYPLDMNLISKSDKKVWDAQVEIITSQITDEVIESAFSKFPKEVRSKTVDEIKRKLIGRRKNLQKISDKYFSHLNKFQVVKGTNKDDLFEIERFVNGDTKITGYRIKDGKKADIFHQRRYNCNVTKEIWIYGLDDDDVFILNGANGKLSIKLKIIGGLGNDTYEINKEHDVKVYDHKSKKNTFKTPNIHKKTTDDYQTNTYNYKKLKNGKDVISPAIGYNPDDGIKLGLKNVYIVNGFERNPFTRQHTISAFYYFATNGYELEYSGEFANVFDRWNLGIDAKFNSANFARNFFGFGNNSANPEAKKDDEDRDFNRVKIGQINLGSFVKWRGDLGDELKVSVKYENYDVERTAGRFLETQFASGNRIFDTQNFLNTEASYYYQHSDNPAFPTLGMEFSTKVGYTKNLDEKRSFSYAASSLAITHKLIPSGKLVLASKINGHFNFGRDFEFYQAATIGGNEGLRSFRNQRFTGKNAFYHTTDIRFNIRRVKTNLLPTHIGLFGGFDYGKVWGTPNTLTVLPSAASKPNTSYGGGIFFNAANLISGKIGLFTGDDGSRFTFNLGFDF, from the coding sequence ATGAAATTATTAAAATACTCATTATTTACAGCTTGTTTACTCCTTATTTATTCTTGTGCAACTATAGAGATGCAAGTTGTAGAAAATCATAAATATACCTCTAGAAAAGATACTTCTAAAGTAATACATTCTTTCTACCTAATTGGCGATGCTGGTAATTCAGATTTATATAGTAAAGATTCTGCTTTAGCGCATTTAGAAAGAGAAATTCATAAGGCTCCCAAAAAATCTACATTGTTGTTTTTAGGAGATAATGTTTACCAAAGAGGTATTCCACCAGAAGAATCTAAAGGCTATACGTTAGCAGAACATCGATTAAAGGTACAAACAGATATTGGTAAAAAATTTCCAGGAAAAACTTTATTCATTCCAGGAAATCATGATTGGTATAGTGGTTTAAAAGGTTTACGAAGACAAGAAAAATTAGTTGATAAAGCTTTAGGTAAAAACTCTTTTCTACCAGAAAAAGGCTGTCCTTTAGAAAAGGTAGAAATTTCTGATGATATTCAGTTAATTATAGTAGACACACATTGGTTTGTTACCAATTGGGATAATCATCCAGGAATTAATGATGATTGCCAAATTAAAACAAGGGAAAAGTTTTTTGAAGAATTTGAAGGTTTGGTTAAGAAAGCTAGAGGTAAGACAACAATTATAGCTTTGCATCACCCAATGTTTACAAACGGCCCTCATGGAGGTTATTATTCATTAAAAAGCCACATGAAACCAGCTCCTATTTTAGGAACTGCTATTAATATTTTACGTAAAACTTCTGGTGTTACAAATACAGACCAACAAAATGATAAATACAATCAATTAAGAAAAAGAATAATTACTATTTCTCAAGCAAATGATAAAGTTATTTTTGTGTCCGGTCATGAGCATAGCTTGCAATATATAGTTCAAGATAATATTCCACAAATTGTAAGCGGTTCTGGTTCTAAAATAACAGCTACTAAAAATGTAAATGGTGGTAAATTTTCTTACGCTTCACAAGGTTTTGCTAGGTTAGATATTTATAAAGATGGTGCTTCTACAGTTCATTTTTACACTGCAAAAGACCGTAAAATAGTTTATGAAGCAAATGTTTTTAAAGCTGATAGTATTATTGAATACAACAATTTTCCGAATGCAAAATTAAGCGAAAAAGAAGCGGCAATATATTCTACTAATGAAGTAAAAAAAGGTGGAGTTTACAACATGCTTTGGGGAAATAGATATCGTAAATATTTTGGGCAAAAAGTAGTAGCACCAACTGTTCGTTTAGACACATTATTTGGCGGTTTAAAACCTGTTAGAAAAGGTGGTGGACATCAATCTAAATCACTTCGTTTAGAAGACAAAGATGGTAGAGAATATGTTATGAGAGCTTTGCGTAAAAATGCTGTACAGTATCTACAAGCTGTGGCATTTAAAGATCAATACGTAGAAGGGCAATTTGCAGACACTTATACAGAAGACTTGTTATTAGATGTATTTACAGGTTCTCATCCTTATGCGCCATTTACAATTGGAGAATTAGCAGACGCTATAAGTGTTTATCATTCCAAACCTGTTTTATATTTTGTTCCTAAACAAGAAAGTTTAGGAGGCTTTAATGAAGATTTTGGTGGCGAATTATATATGATAGAAGAAAGAACAGCTTCTGGTCACGGAGATAAAGAACATTTTGGTTTTTCTGATGAAATTATAAGTACAGACGATTTAAGAAAAAATCTTGCAAAGGATGAAAAATATATTTTGGATGAAAAATCTTACATAAGAGCACGTTTATTTGATATGCTTATTGGAGATTGGGATAGGCACCAAGACCAATGGCGTTGGGCAGAATTCGAGGAAAATGAAAAAATAGTTTACAGACCTGTACCAAGAGATAGAGATCAAGCATTTTCTATTTTTGGTGATGGTATTTTATTAAACTTCCTTACAAAAGCAATACCAGATTTAAGAGGAATGCGTTCATATACAGAAGATATTGAAAGTCCAAAGTGGTTTAATTTATCTGGTTATCCTTTAGACATGAATTTAATTTCTAAATCCGATAAAAAGGTTTGGGATGCTCAAGTAGAAATTATTACATCTCAAATTACAGATGAAGTTATAGAAAGTGCATTTTCTAAATTTCCAAAAGAAGTAAGAAGTAAAACTGTTGATGAAATTAAAAGAAAATTAATCGGTAGAAGAAAAAATCTTCAGAAAATATCTGATAAGTATTTCTCTCATCTCAATAAATTTCAAGTAGTTAAAGGAACAAACAAAGATGATTTATTTGAAATAGAACGTTTTGTAAATGGTGACACTAAAATAACTGGTTACAGAATTAAAGATGGTAAAAAAGCGGATATTTTTCATCAAAGAAGATACAATTGTAATGTTACTAAAGAAATCTGGATCTATGGTTTAGATGATGATGATGTTTTTATATTAAATGGGGCTAATGGAAAATTATCTATTAAGTTAAAAATTATTGGTGGTTTAGGTAACGATACTTATGAAATTAATAAAGAACATGATGTAAAAGTGTACGATCATAAATCAAAGAAAAACACTTTTAAAACACCTAATATTCATAAAAAAACAACAGACGATTATCAAACAAATACTTATAATTATAAGAAATTAAAAAACGGGAAAGATGTAATATCTCCTGCCATAGGTTACAATCCTGATGATGGAATTAAGTTAGGTCTTAAAAATGTATATATCGTTAATGGCTTTGAAAGAAACCCTTTTACAAGACAACATACAATTTCTGCATTCTATTATTTTGCTACTAATGGTTATGAATTAGAGTATTCTGGTGAATTTGCTAACGTTTTTGATCGTTGGAATCTTGGAATTGATGCTAAATTTAATTCCGCAAATTTTGCAAGAAACTTCTTTGGTTTTGGTAATAATTCTGCCAACCCTGAAGCTAAAAAAGATGATGAAGATAGAGATTTTAATAGAGTAAAAATCGGACAAATAAATTTAGGCTCTTTTGTAAAATGGAGAGGAGATTTAGGAGATGAACTAAAAGTAAGTGTAAAATATGAAAATTACGATGTAGAAAGAACAGCTGGCAGATTTTTAGAAACACAATTTGCTTCTGGAAACAGAATTTTTGATACGCAAAATTTTTTAAATACTGAAGCAAGTTATTATTACCAACATTCAGACAACCCAGCTTTTCCTACTTTAGGCATGGAGTTTAGTACAAAAGTTGGATACACTAAAAATTTAGATGAAAAAAGAAGCTTCTCTTACGCAGCATCTTCTCTTGCAATTACTCACAAATTAATTCCTAGCGGCAAATTAGTTTTAGCCTCTAAAATAAATGGGCATTTTAACTTTGGTAGAGATTTTGAATTTTATCAAGCTGCAACAATTGGAGGAAATGAAGGCTTAAGGAGTTTTAGAAATCAGCGTTTTACAGGTAAAAATGCTTTTTATCATACTACAGACATTCGTTTTAATATTAGAAGAGTAAAAACAAATTTACTACCTACACACATTGGTCTTTTTGGTGGTTTTGACTATGGAAAAGTTTGGGGTACACCAAATACATTAACTGTTTTACCAAGTGCAGCGAGCAAACCAAATACATCTTATGGAGGTGGAATATTTTTTAACGCAGCAAATCTAATATCTGGTAAAATTGGTCTTTTTACTGGTGATGATGGCAGCAGATTTACTTTTAATTTAGGTTTCGATTTTTAA